The Rhopalosiphum maidis isolate BTI-1 chromosome 1, ASM367621v3, whole genome shotgun sequence genome has a segment encoding these proteins:
- the LOC113549853 gene encoding uncharacterized protein LOC113549853, translating into MVYFTEKLINEVRKRSCIWDATDMNHLNKEILTSTWTVIAENLYSDWHTLNGFDKRSRVSDVKKKWTNIKDSFVKDVKGKKPRKSQCLPEHRKKYYLYDHLQFLLPFIQDSNSGGGSVPVQRKKIRKNTLGEGSSRNLQPAAVVTPSVAPEIDERSENLQPDVQQQVDLLNNFAGKTAASALCRLDGDLSFMVSLLPTIKSMNEKQKINFKIGILQLVSRIKFDELPHHPSGAMYPFTSTTPDLGSFSVSNQPAVLIDVPPQQPFVNRATVSSTQQQQHHHQRNHQHHIEHESTVKQEVIDSSPRKSYWRSDCETEDDMDSS; encoded by the exons ATGGTTTATTTCAcggaaaaactaataaatgaaGTACGAAAGCGGTCGTGCATATGGGACGCGACTGACATGAACCACCTCAACAAGGAAATTCTGACCAGCACGTGGACAGTGATCGCTGAAAACCTTTACTCGGATTGGCACACACTTAACGGTTTCGATAAACGTAGTAGag TGTCCGATGTCAAGAAAAAGTGGACAAACATCAAAGACTCGTTCGTTAAAGACGTCAAGGGCAAAAAACCGAGAAAATCCCAGTGTCTCCCCGAACACCGGAAAAAGTACTATCTGTACGATCACTTACAATTTCTATTACCATTCATTCAAGACTCAAATTCTGGTGGTGGCAGTGTACCAGTACAGAGAAAGAAAATACGTAAAAACACGCTTGGCGAAGGCTCGTCTCGGAACTTGCAACCGGCGGCTGTGGTGACGCCCTCAGTCGCCCCAGAAATAGATGAAAGATCAGAAAATCTGCAACCGGATGTGCAACAGCAAGTCGACTTACTCAACAACTTTGCGGGTAAGACAGCCGCAAGCGCGCTGTGCCGATTGGATGGCGACTTATCTTTCATGGTTTCGTTGTTACCTACCATCAAATCGATGAATGAAAAGCAAAAGATCAACTTTAAAATCGGCATTCTGCAGCTTGTATCCCGGATAAAATTCGATGAATTGCCACATCATCCCTCGGGTGCTATGTACCCGTTCACCTCGACGACCCCCGATCTCGGAAGCTTTTCTGTGTCTAATCAACCAGCAGTGTTGATAGACGTACCACCTCAGCAACCGTTCGTCAACCGTGCGACCGTGTCATCTACACAGCAACAGCAGCACCACCACCAACGTAACCATCAACACCATATCGAGCACGAGTCGACGGTTAAACAAGAAGTGATCGACTCGAGTCCAAGGAAATCATATTGGCGTTCCGATTGCGAGACCGAAGATGATATGGACAGTTCTTGA